In Rahnella sikkimica, the following are encoded in one genomic region:
- a CDS encoding LLM class flavin-dependent oxidoreductase, with translation MKNIGFLSFGHWTPSPQSGTRSAADALLQSIDLAVAAEELGADGAYFRVHHFARQLSSPFPLLAAIGAKTRKIEIGTGVIDMRYENPLYMAEDASAADLISGGRLQLGISRGSPEQVIDGWRYFGYQPEEGETEADMARRTTEKFLDVLRGEGFAKPNPQPMFPNPPGLLRPEPYSEGLRDRIWWGAGSNATAVWAAKLGMNLQSSTLKDDETGEPFHIQQAAQIRAYREAWAEAGHTRAPRVSVSRSIFALMDDRDRMYFGGGGNDGDKVGYLDEKTRAIFGRSYAATPDRLIEQLKQDDAIAEADTLLLTVPNQLGVDYNVHVIESILKHVAPAMGWRD, from the coding sequence ATGAAAAATATTGGATTTTTATCATTTGGTCACTGGACGCCATCGCCACAGTCCGGCACCCGTTCGGCAGCTGACGCTTTGCTGCAATCTATCGATCTGGCGGTCGCCGCGGAAGAACTGGGCGCGGATGGCGCGTATTTTCGCGTGCATCATTTTGCGCGTCAGCTAAGTTCGCCGTTCCCGCTGCTGGCCGCGATTGGCGCGAAAACCCGCAAGATTGAAATCGGTACCGGTGTGATCGATATGCGTTATGAAAATCCGCTGTATATGGCCGAAGACGCCAGCGCGGCGGATCTGATTTCCGGCGGGCGTTTGCAGCTGGGGATCAGCCGGGGTTCACCGGAGCAGGTGATTGATGGCTGGCGCTACTTTGGTTATCAGCCTGAAGAAGGCGAAACCGAAGCGGATATGGCGCGCCGCACGACAGAAAAGTTTCTGGACGTGCTGCGCGGTGAAGGTTTTGCGAAACCAAATCCTCAGCCGATGTTCCCGAATCCGCCGGGTTTGCTGCGCCCTGAGCCTTATTCAGAAGGGTTACGCGACCGCATCTGGTGGGGCGCGGGTTCGAATGCGACCGCGGTCTGGGCGGCGAAGCTGGGCATGAATCTGCAAAGTTCGACGCTTAAAGATGATGAAACCGGCGAGCCGTTTCATATTCAGCAGGCGGCGCAAATACGTGCGTATCGCGAGGCATGGGCCGAAGCGGGGCATACACGCGCGCCACGCGTTTCTGTCAGCCGCAGTATTTTTGCGCTGATGGATGACCGCGATCGTATGTATTTTGGCGGAGGCGGCAACGATGGCGACAAAGTCGGTTATCTCGATGAGAAAACCCGCGCCATCTTCGGGCGTAGCTACGCGGCGACGCCGGACAGGCTGATTGAACAGCTGAAACAGGATGATGCGATTGCTGAAGCGGACACGTTATTGCTGACCGTGCCGAATCAGCTGGGCGTGGATTACAACGTTCACGTTATTGAATCGATCCTGAAACACGTGGCACCGGCGATGGGCTGGCGCGACTGA